The nucleotide window CTTCACCACCGGCCAGGCTCTGCAGCTGACCGCGACCATCGGAACGGATCGTCCGTCCATCTCCGTGGTCCGCAATGCCAATGGCAGTCTGACCGTGACCTGGGAAGGCGAACTCCATGTGGCCACCTCGGTCAATGGACCCTACACCAAGCTGGAAGGTGCCGTGAGCCCGCTCACCTTGGCTCCGAACCAAGCAGCCCAGTTCGCTCGCGCGGTGAAGCCGTAAGCTGACCGCTACGCAGAGGCCATTATTCTGCCATAACTCAGTGAGGCCGGAGGGCAACCTCCGGCCTCTTCTTTTTGTCCCTTCTCCACCGGCGTCATGGCCGGGGCCCTATGGACCGCGGTGGCACGACACCGCTGTTCCTTCACGCCACCCCATGTCCCTCCAACGCACACACCAATCCTAGACCCATCGCCAGCCACTCCGCCACGCGCAGGAAAAGCGGAGACCTGTCTCCGCGCTCCATAGAGCGCCCCTCCTTCGCTCGCCTTTCCACGGCCGAGAACCCGCAGGGTTCACAGAGATTAGCCGGGGCGTGGAGCGCAGCGACACCCCCGGTCGGTCGGCCCCCTATTCAACAGCACCCTGAAAGGCGTGCCACCAGTCGGCCAATGGACTGAGGAACTTTTTGGTTTCTGGAGTCGGGCGCCTCAAGTGTGAGCAGCCGGTGGCATCACTGCGCGATGCTCCGTACTTTTAACAGTTCCGGGGGTGCGAGCACCCCCGGCTATTCTCTGCGAACCCTGTGGGTTCGTGCCCTGCCGACCCACACAGATTATTCTTCAACCGAGTCATCCGAGAAATCCGTGGTCATCACTGCCGTTTTCGCATTCAACGCGACTTCGCTCGATTACGCCTTTCTCCGACGGCGCCCTAACAGCCACTCCGCCACGCGCAGGAAAAGCGGAGACCTGTCTCCGCGCTCCATAGGGCCACTACTTCCCGTCGCCTCCGGAAAAGACATAAGCCAGCAGGTCCACGACCTGCTGTTTTTCGAGCGAGTTCAGCATGCCGGACGGCATGTTCGAAAGGGATGAGGCTCGCTGGCTCACCACCGTGGACTTGGCAAGCCGGACGGTTCCCACCAAAGAGGAGGCGGTGCGAATGATCCAGAATTCGTTTTCCTCACGCTCCACCGTTCCCGTAATCACCTCTCCATCCTTCGTTTCCCATTCTTGAGAAACATATCCGTCGGCAATGGTCTTCGAAGGGTCCACCAACGACTCCAACAGCGCAGCCAGTCCGAGCCGTCGTCCGACGTCCGTCAAATCCGGCCCTACCGAACCGCCCTCACCGCCCAGGCGATGACACTGAACACAGCCCACCTGCCGGAAGACCTGCTTCCCCGCATCCGACGCCCCCAGCTTGCCCTGTTGAATCAGCACCAGCTCCGCCTCCAGATCCTGGACCTTCCAGTCCCGCACCAAACGCGTCTCCGACTTCATCCCCGCAATCCAGCGTCGCATCAACGCAATCGCCCGCTCATCCACCTTCGAGGTTCCCAAGGGCGGCATTTGACCACGGCCCCGTTGCGAAATCCGATGAACCATCACCGAGCTGTCCGGAAGGCCGGGGGCGATAATCATGGCATTCGTCAGGCCAAACGTGTCGTGCTGAGGGCGCGCTGAGACCAGGTTCATCGCCTCGAGAGATCGGGAGAACTCCAGCTCCATGCGGGCATTCCCTCCCCCCGCTTCCACATGACACACCGAACAATTGGCGTGTAAGTAGGATCGCGCTCGAGCCTCCAATTCTTGGGTCTCGTCATAGGGATTCACCAGCCGTGGCGACTGGTCCAGTGAGGCGGGAGGAGGTTCATGAAATAGGTCCAAGCGACGAAACACCTCGAGTTGGTTTTCCCTTCCGGATCCAAGGTCAACACTGCAATTCAGCTGAACCTGACTCAGGCCGAGCACGTAGTTCACCGCCCGGGCATGGCACGATAGGCAGTCAGCTCGACTGGGAACACGCCAACTTACCTCGGGACCGCCATCCGGACGGCCCCGCATCACCAGATTGGTTCCTTCCTTGGACACAAGGTACGCTTCCGTTTGATCCACATTCCAGGCATACGAATAGCCCTGCCACTCATTGTCGTCTCGTACCAACAACCGCGTCTCGACCCGCACACCACGCTCCGCCCTCCCATCCACCCCCGGCAAACTCAGCGTTTGCACCAGGACCGTCCGATTGGTGAAATTCCAACCTCGGGTTGCGGCGTAGTGCATCTTGGCATCCCCGGAGAGCGCGATAAACCGGTCCGCCTGCGCCCCATCGACCCACCCCGCCACATTGACCACATAGGGAATCAATCCGGGGTGTGGCAGGTGCTTTGCAACCGAGCTGAAAAGTCCGGTCTCACTCAGACGTTTCGGGAACGGGCGAGCCAGTGGCGCGGGGATGCGCGGGGAAAGCCGATAAATGCCCCCGCCCAAATCCACCACCAACAGGTTGCCATGTTGGTCGTTGCGAAACGCCACAATCTGGAGCGTCGTATCCGCCAGCTCCTGATGCCACACCAGGCGTCCCTCGCGATGCCGAGCACCCCAGATCTTGCCGGTGGAATAGTCTCCATACACATAGGCACCCGTCAGGCTGGGAAAAAGACCGCCTTGATACACCACGCCCCCCGTGAGGGATCTAAACTCCGAATGAGCATGCTCAATGATCGGTGCAGAAATCGGTGTCGGACCTCGCCGTCGGTTGGGATAGAAGGGGTGGCTACCTTCCAACACGCTCCACCCGTAGTTGTCTCCGCGGCGAACGAGATAGGCGGTTTCCCAAAGATCCTGACCATTGTTACCCACCCAAATATCGCCCGTACGACGGTCGATATCCATTCTCCAAGGGTTGCGGAACCCATACGCCCAGATTTCCGGTCGAGCGCCCGGGTGCTTCACAAACGGGTTATCGCTCGGAACCGAATAGTTCCGGCCAGCCTCAGGCTGGTCGACATTGATCCGAATCAAGGTCGCCAACAGATTGCTCAGATCCTGGCCGCTATTGTAGGTGTCCGAATCGCTCGAACCATCACCGGCGGTGATATAAAGCATCCCATCGAGACCAAAAGCCAGATCACCGCCATCATGTCCGGCCGAAAACCATTCCAGAATCAGCTTCTCGGACTCGGGCTCACAGCGCGGGGCCTCTCCGGCAGAGACGCGGTAACGCAAGATTCGATTCGTTCTCGAAGCGTCACCGGTCGGGCCGTTGCAGAAAAGATAGACCCAGCGGTTCGAAGAAAATCCCGGATGAAAGGTGAGTCCGTAAATGAGTTGTCGCCGGGAAATCTCCAGGACTTCTTGGGTCTGTTCGGCTTCGGGACTGTTACGCCAGCTCAGGATCCGCGACGGTCGGTCCTTCTCTCCTCCCTGGAGTACCACCCAGAGACGATCACTGCCCGGTTCGTCGGCTAGATAGAGGGGCGATTTAAGCTTCAACCTCGGAAAGGCAGGCTCCACGACATAGGGCGTCGGCGGCTCGGGCGAGCCCACTAGCGTTTCGTTGGTCCACAAGATTCGTGGAGCCGCTGGCACGGTCCCAAGCAGCCCCATGCCAAAGACCATCAACCCGAGCCGAACGAACCAACGGAGTAATCCAGCCGAGACCGACCAGGCGGGAGAGTGTAGAGCAGGCAAGATCACCGCACAGATGTGAACCAAGGTCTTTCCTCTGGCAACTCCCAAGATTTCACCCCCCTTTGTGGCTTCGTGGCTTAGTGTGAGACAGTCCGGCCGTTTCATCACCGTCCGCTCTGCAAATGGAGGACGACCTCTAGGCCCGATGGCACGCGATTGCGAGCTGAGACTCGTCCCTGACAGGCGTCCATGCAGGTTTTCACGATGGAGAGGCCCAAACCAACTCCTCCGGTCTCGCGACTCCGGGAAGCTTCCACGCGGAAAAACGGATCAAAAATTCGAGGCAAGAACTCTTCCGGAACTCCCGGTCCCTGATCTTGAACCTTGAGTTGCACTTCCCCTCCCACGAGTTCTCCAAGGACCGCGATCGGCCCTGACTCGCCCGCATAGCGAAGCGCATTGCGGACCAAGTTAGCAAGGGCGCGAGCCACCAACTCTGGATCTCCCAACGCCGACATTCCCACCGGAACGCGAACATCCACTCGCGCCTCGGGTGCTTCGCGGTCCACCACACGCCTTGCCAATTCCAACAGCTCAACGGACTGCAGCTTCACATCCTGAGGCCGCAGCCCTGCTTTGGAAAAACTGAGCAACTCATTGACCAATGAGGACATCTCCTTCACCTCTTCGGCCGCATCTTGAACGGATTCACGAAATGCCGGGTCGCCACGCTGTTCCAGAATGCCGATCACCATTTGCAGCCGAGCCAGCGGCGCGCACAACTCATGAGAAATGTCCCCCAGAAAGCGCTTTTGACCGTTGACGTAGCCCGACAACCTCTCCGCCATGCGGTTCACCGACTGCGCCAAAGACCCGATCTCATCGCCACGGTCCGTGGGAACTCGAGCCTCGAACCGTCCTTCGGCAATCTGCTCCGTGACTCGGGTCAATTGTCCAATCGCCCGCGTCATACTGCGGATCAATGGCAACCAGAACAGTCCGGAAAGAATCACCACCCCTCCTCCGGCGATCAGCCACGGTTTGACATCGAAAAAGAGACCATTCCCGCGGAACGAGGGGGAGCTCGCCACCAGAGTCGCCGGGAACGGACGCTGCCCCGCCTTATCCGTCAGACGGAGGCGAACCAGCACCCAATAGCGAGTCGGTTCGGTCGTTCGAACCATCATCTTCGGCGGGCTGCCTCGCGGTCCTAGACGGCCACCTCGACGCGAAGGAAGCTCGGCTGCCCCTGGCCCGTCAGGGATCGGACGCCCCCCGGGCGGACCCCCACCTATCCTCATCCGGACCGCCTCAGGTAGCTCCGAAGGAGCTCCCGCCAAAAGCCTTCCCTCGTTGGCAAAGAGGCCGAAATCCACCCCCTGCGCCTCGCTCAACTCCTTCAGCAGCGCCTCCCAATTCGAGCGCGGCTCCTCCCGGAGTTCCTCGGCCAACGCATCCGCCACCGCCTGCACCCGATCGCCCGCCTGCGAAGCCAGCAACCAATCCATCCCGAAATGAAATTGAAACGTCACCACCAAGAGCGCGACCGCAGCGAGCAGGATCAGGTTCAGGAAGAACCAGAGCTGAATCTTGGCAAAGAGTGGAAGTCGGGAGAGCATGGTCGGACCTCTCAAGGAGCCTCAGGGTTGATCAGCATGTATCCTGCGGAACGAAGAGTCCGAATGAAGCGAGGTTCCTTCGGATCGTCTCCCAACTTCTTGCGCAGACTCGAAATGTGAACATCGATCGACCGGTCGAAGACGTCGTAGTTGCGATCGCGGATCTCCTCCAGCAACTGTTCGCGGCTACGCACTCGGCCCCGAGCCCTGGCCAAGCTTAACAGCAAATCAAATTCCACCGGAGTGAGGCTGAGAGACTCTGCACCCAACATCGCCGTCCTCGTGTTAGGGTCTACGCGCAACGACCCCACGCCGCAAACCGGATCCGCACCCTCGGCACTGGGAATGGGAGTTGTCGCCGGACGCTGCCCCCGGCGAATCACCGCCCGCAAGCGCGCCAGCAGTTCCCGGGTCGAGAAGGTTTTGGGCAGGTAATCGTCGGCCCCCATCTCCAAGCCTACAATGCGATCAGCTTCCTCTCCACGGGCGGTCAGCATCAGCACGGGGACCTCCGAGCTCTTTCGAATCCGTCGCAGCACCTCAAAACCATCCAGCCCCGGCAACATGACATCCAGAATGACGGCATCCCACGCAGCGGACTGCGTGGCAGCCACGCCTTCCGGGCCCGTATGAACCGTGCTGACCTGATAGCCCATCGGTTGAAGATAGTCCCGAATCAGTCGACAGAGCTTCTTGTCATCGTCAATCACCAGAATTCGAGTGCCGCCCTCGGAAGCATCCGCAGCCTGCGGCTGATTGAGATTCGTTGAGGTCATCGTGCTCGGTTCATTCGGTTCGTCAGTCAGGGTAAAATAAGGTGTCAACCGATCAAAAGCCCTGACTTTTACAATCCCTTAACAAATCTCCCCGTTGGCGCACATACGGGCTTAACAAATGGGGAGTCTATTAACAGCAGATAGTTATGACACCTACACAAAACAAAAACACTATGAAAACCAAACTCGCAGTGATCGCTCTCGTGGTCGGAATCAGCGCCGATTTCGCTATCGCCCAACAAGGCCCCGGTGCCGGCCAAGGCCGTCGTGGCCGTCCGGATGGCTCGCAGGGACAAAATGGAGGTCCGGGAGGTGAGCAGGGCGGCCCCCGACGCATGCCCCCGTTCATCGCCGCCCTGGACACCAACCAGGACCAAATCATCGACGCTGCCGAATTGGCCGCCGCCCCCACCTCGCTGAAGAAACTCGACACCAACAGCGATGGATCGCTGACGGCCGACGAGCTGCACCCGCGACGCGGTCCTGGTGGACCCGGCGGACCCGACGGTGGCACTGGGCCGGACGGAGAAAAACGCCCGAACCGCCCGCTGCCTCCGATGCTGGCGGCACTGGATGCGAATCAAGATGGCACGATTGACGCCACGGAACTGGCCAACGCTGCAGTAGCGCTGAAAACACTCGATAAGAATCAGGATGGCCAGCTGTCCGCCGAGGAGCTGCGCCCCGGAAGAGGTCCGGGCGGACCCGGTCGCCGTCCGGGCAGGGGCAGTGAAGCTCCCGGAGAGTAAGCGCAAAACCTACCACAGGGTCGGAGCCGCCTCGGGAGACTTGCTCTCCCGAGGCGTTCTTATGGACCGCGAGGGCCCTATGGACCGCGGTGGCACGACACCGCTGTTCCTTCACGCCACCCCATGCCCCGCCAACGCACCCCCTCACCCTAGACGCCCCTCTAGCCACCCCGCCACGCGCAGGAAAAGCGGAGACGTGTCTCCGCGCTCCCTAGAGCGCCCCTCGTTCGATCAACTTGAGGGAGGACGAGACCCCATTCCCAATTGACGCTGCTGGCGTACGCCGGATAGAGCTATGCCCGCATGAGCATCACCAACATCCCGACCGCCTCCGGTTTCACCCGAAGCCGACGTTCCTTTCTCATGCGGTTGGGCAAGCAAGCCATGGCCGCCGGAGTGCTCAGCGCCCCAGCCAGCTCACTCCTCGCCGCTGCCCCCGGGTCCAAACGCCTCCAGGTCGCAGCCATCGTGACCGAATACTCCTATCGCAGCCATGCCCATGTCATCCTCGAAAACTTTCTAGAACCCTACCTTTTCAATGGAAAACGCACGGAATCGGGGATGGATATAGTGAGTCTTTACGTCGACCAAACCCCCGCCAACGAACTTTCCCGCGCGATCTCCGCCCAATACAAGATTCCCGTTTATCCCACCATCCATGGCGCCCTGTGCCAGGGCGGACGCCAACTGGCGGTCGATGCCGTTCTGTCCATCGGCGAACACGGCAAGTATCGGGTCAACGCCAAGGCTCAAATGGAGTATCCACGCAAACGCTTCTTCGATGAGATCGTCGCCGTGTTTCGCGCCAGCCGACGGACTGTCCCCGTGTTCAGCGACAAACATCTCTCCTACCGCTGGGATTGGGCCAAAGAAATGTATGACACTTCACGCCGAATGGGGTTTCCGCTCATGGCGGGCAGCTCCGTCCCGCTTGCCGAGCGAACCCCCACCTTCGAGTTACCCCCCGGTGCGCGAATCCAGGAGGCCGTCTCGATTCACGGAGGTGGAGTCGAATCCTACGACATCCATGCCTTGGAAGTCCTGCAGTCCATGGTGGAGGCGCGCCGCGGCGGAGAAACCGGGGTCGCACGCGTGCAGTTCCTTGAGGGGGACAAACTCTGGCAGGCCGCGCGGGAGGGGCGCTGGTCGCCTCAGATCGCCATCGCTGCGCTCGCCAGCAAGCCCATCCCAGGACTACCCACGGCATCCAAGCTGTTCGAGCCGAATGCCCAGGCAGGCGGGGGCCGACCCTTCGTTTCTCATGGCATTCTCATCGACTATCGAGATGGAACTCGCGGGACCATGCTGGCCGCGGGAATCACCGGGATCCGATGGTATTTCGGATGTCAACTGGCAGGGGAGTCAGCGCCTCGGGGCACCAGTTTTTATGTTGGACCCTGGCAGAATCGAAACCTCTTCAAAGCGCTCTCGCACGCCATCCAGACTCATTTCCGAGAGAAGCGTTCTCCCTATCCGGTGGAACGCACCCTCATGACCACCGGCATCCTGGATGCCGCCATGGATTCTCGAATTCAGGGCGGAGTCCAGTTGGAGACGCCCCAGTTGCGGTTCCGGTATCGTCCGCGGGACTACCGGCACCTACGCGAAATGGGAGCCAGCTGGAAACTCATCACCGAGGATCGTCCCGAGCCCAAGGGCATCGACTTCGCTGGAGAGTAACGTCGTCCGAGGGCCCCCATGAACCTAGAAAGGTGGATGTAAACCACGGATAGCTCGGATGACGCGGATCCGCAAAGACTTGGAAAGACGACCCTGAGGGACCAGTGCCCTCTAGGCGGCCGACTGCCGCTGCCGGAGCTTGTCCAGTCCCACCGCGAAGATAATCACAATTCCAATGATGATCTCCTGGACGTAGTTATCCCAGTTCATCTGACTCGAGCCGGCACGGAGCACCGCCATGATGAGGGCACCAATAACCGATCCCATCACGCTTCCCGTGCCTCCACTAAGGCTCGCGCCTCCAATCACCACCGCCGCGATGATGTCCAACTCGAGTCCGACTGCCACGCTGGGATCGCCCTGAGTGAGTCGCGAAAGCTGCATCAGCCCAGCCAGGCCGAAAAAGAGCCCGGCAATGGAATAGATCAGCACTTTGTGAAGCCGGACGGAAATGCCGCAAAGCCGCGCCGTCGCCTCGTTGGAGCCGATGGCAAAAATGTATCTTCCGAACACGGTGCAACGAAGCATCAACGAAACCAAGGCGGTCAGCACCAGCGCGATCCAGACCCCGGACGGAAGCGGGAGAAACGTGTCCGGACTTAGCTTCTCCATCACTTTGACGACCGGCGATTCTCCTTCGATATTGACGGTCTGATTGCCCGCCAGCCATTTCGCGGCACCCCGGGCAATTCCCATCATGCCCAGCGTGACGACAAAGGGCAGCATCCGAAACCCCGCGATGATGGACCCGTTGATCAGACCGATCAGCCCGCCCGTCAAAACCGTGGCCAGGACCACCAGCGGAGGAGAAACGTGCTGCTCCAAAAGACGAGCGCCCACCACCCCTGTCAACGCCACCACCGAGCCGACGCTCAAATCGATGCCACCGCTCACAATGATCAGCGTCATGCCCAGCGCTCCTAGGGAAACGATAACGGTCTGAGTCAGGATGTTTTTCCAATTCGCTCCCGTGTAGAAGACGGGCCGCAGATCTTCGCTGAACGCGAAAATGCCGGTGACGAAGGCCAAGCCCAAAAAGGGCCCAGCCAAACTCAAAAACCTGGCCCACTTGGAGCGTTTATCGTGTTCGCTTGCCATCCGATCATCCCTTTCCCACCGCCGCCTCAATGATTGCATGCTCAGTCCATTGCGAGACCGGACGCTTCTCCCCCAGGATACCCCGACACATCACCGCGATGGTATCACAAACTCCCATCAGCTCGGGCAGATAGGAACTCACGAACAGCACGGCCTTGCCTTGCCCCGCCAGTTCGTTGATCAGTCGATAGATCTCGGCCTTGCTGCCCACATCAATGCCCCGGGTAGGCTCATCGAGAAGAAAGATCTCCGCTTCGTGATGCAACAAGCGGCCAATCGAAATCTTTTGCTGATTGCCGCCCGACAACTCCCCCACCGCCTGCCAGGGATCTCGAGCGCGCACCCGCAGCCGCGTCATCAACTCCTGCGCCTGTTGCCCCTGCTTACCTCGTCGCACCAGACCATGCTGCGCCACCGCCGAGAACCGGCTCAGGGTCAAGTTGTCCGCCAAGCTTCGCTGGAGAAGAAGTCCTTCTTCCTTCCGATTCTCACTCACCAGACCCACCCCGCGATTCCACCGATCCGAGGGAGTGCCTCGGGTGCTGTCGCGACCAAAGACCTTTACCTTTCCGGACTCGATCGCATCCAGGCCAAAAGCCGCGCGCAGCATCTCCGTTCGACCAGCCCCCACCAGTCCGGCGATGCCCAGGATTTCACCACGACGCAGGGAGAGGCTGGCTGCTTTGGGCTTGCTCAATCCTGCGAGGTTGTGCAGTTCGAATACCGGCTCTCCCAAGGTCCGCTCGCTGCGCGGGTAGATCTCCGTCACATCGCGTCCCACCATCAGCCGGATGATCTCCGTCAGCGAGCTGGTGGCCATGGATCCACTGCCCACCGACTCGCCATCGCGAAGCACCGTGTAGGTATCGCTGATACGCTGGCACTCTTCGAGAAAGTGGCTGATATAGAGGATGCTCACCCCCCGGTCTCGCAAGCGCTGGATCACGCGAAAGAGCCGCTCGCTGTCCACCTGGGTCAGACTGCTGGTCGGCTCATCCAGGATGAGCACCTTGGGCTCGTGCAGCAGCGCCCGCGCGATCTCGACCAATTGTTGTTCGGCAATCGTGCACCGGTTCACCGGCAGGTCCAGGGGCAGATGCTCGTGCTGGAGCTCCCGCAAGGCCTGAACGGCCAGCTCCCGACGTCTCCGAGCATCCACCCACCCCCAGCGAGCAGGTTCCTGCCCCAGAACAATGTTTTCCTCCACCGAAAGGTGGGGAGCGAGGTTCAGCTCCTGATAGATCATCGCCACGCCGGCGCGGCGCGCGTGCTGCGGATCCCTGGGCTGAAAGGGCACCCCGTCCAGCAGAATGGTCCCCCCATCCGGCTCGCAGGCACCGCTGAGAATCTTCATCAGCGTACTCTTGCCCGCTCCGTTCTCGCCGATGATGGCCTGAACCTGACCCGCCTTCAGCTCCAGGCTGACCGATCGAAGCGCCAAGGTCGCTCCGAACTGCTTGCGAATTCCGGTGATCTGGAGTCGGGTCGACACAGGAGAGTAGAAGTGGGAGCGATCTCCGACGACAGTTTGAAAACGCCTGGCTCTGGAGCTATTTATCGAGATACTGACTGATCGGAGGATACAGCAGTTCCTTGAACTCCGTCTGATCCATGTTTTCGGGAGTGACCAATCCAACGCCGGTATCGATCTGTTTCTCGACCGGCTTGCCCTGCAGATGCTGAACGAGCGTCTTAACTCCGATGTACCCCATCTTCACGGGGTTCTGCACCACCAGGCCCTGCACATCCCCCGCCTTCATGTCCTTGATCGATTGGCTGCCCGCATCGAAGCCGATCATCTTCACTTTTCCGCCTGTCCGACCGATGTCTCGCAAAGCCTTCGTCATGCCGATCGTGGAGTTCTCATTGACGGCGAAGACGCCATCGACTTCCTTGCCAAAGCGATTCAACAGGTTCTGGGAATTGGCATAGGCTGTCTCGCGCGTGGGTCCGGCGAACTGATCCGCCGACAGCAGGCCGATCCCAGGAAAGGACTTCAGACCAGCGAGGAAGCCAGCCTCGCGCTCCTCCGTGCTGGCGGAGCCAACCGCGTAACGGAGCAGAATAACCTTTCCTTTCCCATTCAGGAGCTTGCCCATATGGGCGGCGGCCAGTTGGCCCCCTTTAAAGTTGTCGGTCGCAACGTAGCTGACGTGTTTGTCAGATTTCAGGCCAGAATCGAACACCACCACCGGAATCTTGGCCGCCACGGCATTGGCGACCGGCCGAACCAAGGCCTGGGAGTCGAGCGGGGCGAGCAAGATGCCACTGACGCGCCGGGCGGTAAAATTCTCCACCACCTGAATCTGCTGATCCCGGTCGTCCTCCCGCAAGGGCCCCTTCCAAAGAAT belongs to Verrucomicrobiales bacterium and includes:
- a CDS encoding PQQ-dependent sugar dehydrogenase, which translates into the protein MILPALHSPAWSVSAGLLRWFVRLGLMVFGMGLLGTVPAAPRILWTNETLVGSPEPPTPYVVEPAFPRLKLKSPLYLADEPGSDRLWVVLQGGEKDRPSRILSWRNSPEAEQTQEVLEISRRQLIYGLTFHPGFSSNRWVYLFCNGPTGDASRTNRILRYRVSAGEAPRCEPESEKLILEWFSAGHDGGDLAFGLDGMLYITAGDGSSDSDTYNSGQDLSNLLATLIRINVDQPEAGRNYSVPSDNPFVKHPGARPEIWAYGFRNPWRMDIDRRTGDIWVGNNGQDLWETAYLVRRGDNYGWSVLEGSHPFYPNRRRGPTPISAPIIEHAHSEFRSLTGGVVYQGGLFPSLTGAYVYGDYSTGKIWGARHREGRLVWHQELADTTLQIVAFRNDQHGNLLVVDLGGGIYRLSPRIPAPLARPFPKRLSETGLFSSVAKHLPHPGLIPYVVNVAGWVDGAQADRFIALSGDAKMHYAATRGWNFTNRTVLVQTLSLPGVDGRAERGVRVETRLLVRDDNEWQGYSYAWNVDQTEAYLVSKEGTNLVMRGRPDGGPEVSWRVPSRADCLSCHARAVNYVLGLSQVQLNCSVDLGSGRENQLEVFRRLDLFHEPPPASLDQSPRLVNPYDETQELEARARSYLHANCSVCHVEAGGGNARMELEFSRSLEAMNLVSARPQHDTFGLTNAMIIAPGLPDSSVMVHRISQRGRGQMPPLGTSKVDERAIALMRRWIAGMKSETRLVRDWKVQDLEAELVLIQQGKLGASDAGKQVFRQVGCVQCHRLGGEGGSVGPDLTDVGRRLGLAALLESLVDPSKTIADGYVSQEWETKDGEVITGTVEREENEFWIIRTASSLVGTVRLAKSTVVSQRASSLSNMPSGMLNSLEKQQVVDLLAYVFSGGDGK
- a CDS encoding HAMP domain-containing histidine kinase, which encodes MLSRLPLFAKIQLWFFLNLILLAAVALLVVTFQFHFGMDWLLASQAGDRVQAVADALAEELREEPRSNWEALLKELSEAQGVDFGLFANEGRLLAGAPSELPEAVRMRIGGGPPGGRPIPDGPGAAELPSRRGGRLGPRGSPPKMMVRTTEPTRYWVLVRLRLTDKAGQRPFPATLVASSPSFRGNGLFFDVKPWLIAGGGVVILSGLFWLPLIRSMTRAIGQLTRVTEQIAEGRFEARVPTDRGDEIGSLAQSVNRMAERLSGYVNGQKRFLGDISHELCAPLARLQMVIGILEQRGDPAFRESVQDAAEEVKEMSSLVNELLSFSKAGLRPQDVKLQSVELLELARRVVDREAPEARVDVRVPVGMSALGDPELVARALANLVRNALRYAGESGPIAVLGELVGGEVQLKVQDQGPGVPEEFLPRIFDPFFRVEASRSRETGGVGLGLSIVKTCMDACQGRVSARNRVPSGLEVVLHLQSGR
- a CDS encoding response regulator transcription factor, producing the protein MTSTNLNQPQAADASEGGTRILVIDDDKKLCRLIRDYLQPMGYQVSTVHTGPEGVAATQSAAWDAVILDVMLPGLDGFEVLRRIRKSSEVPVLMLTARGEEADRIVGLEMGADDYLPKTFSTRELLARLRAVIRRGQRPATTPIPSAEGADPVCGVGSLRVDPNTRTAMLGAESLSLTPVEFDLLLSLARARGRVRSREQLLEEIRDRNYDVFDRSIDVHISSLRKKLGDDPKEPRFIRTLRSAGYMLINPEAP
- a CDS encoding ABC transporter permease encodes the protein MASEHDKRSKWARFLSLAGPFLGLAFVTGIFAFSEDLRPVFYTGANWKNILTQTVIVSLGALGMTLIIVSGGIDLSVGSVVALTGVVGARLLEQHVSPPLVVLATVLTGGLIGLINGSIIAGFRMLPFVVTLGMMGIARGAAKWLAGNQTVNIEGESPVVKVMEKLSPDTFLPLPSGVWIALVLTALVSLMLRCTVFGRYIFAIGSNEATARLCGISVRLHKVLIYSIAGLFFGLAGLMQLSRLTQGDPSVAVGLELDIIAAVVIGGASLSGGTGSVMGSVIGALIMAVLRAGSSQMNWDNYVQEIIIGIVIIFAVGLDKLRQRQSAA
- a CDS encoding sugar ABC transporter ATP-binding protein, which encodes MSTRLQITGIRKQFGATLALRSVSLELKAGQVQAIIGENGAGKSTLMKILSGACEPDGGTILLDGVPFQPRDPQHARRAGVAMIYQELNLAPHLSVEENIVLGQEPARWGWVDARRRRELAVQALRELQHEHLPLDLPVNRCTIAEQQLVEIARALLHEPKVLILDEPTSSLTQVDSERLFRVIQRLRDRGVSILYISHFLEECQRISDTYTVLRDGESVGSGSMATSSLTEIIRLMVGRDVTEIYPRSERTLGEPVFELHNLAGLSKPKAASLSLRRGEILGIAGLVGAGRTEMLRAAFGLDAIESGKVKVFGRDSTRGTPSDRWNRGVGLVSENRKEEGLLLQRSLADNLTLSRFSAVAQHGLVRRGKQGQQAQELMTRLRVRARDPWQAVGELSGGNQQKISIGRLLHHEAEIFLLDEPTRGIDVGSKAEIYRLINELAGQGKAVLFVSSYLPELMGVCDTIAVMCRGILGEKRPVSQWTEHAIIEAAVGKG
- a CDS encoding substrate-binding domain-containing protein, yielding MKWLPCLRLWCIVCLASTLNVFGAAPYQIAVIPKGTTHEFWKSIHAGTIKAQRELEAEGVSVKILWKGPLREDDRDQQIQVVENFTARRVSGILLAPLDSQALVRPVANAVAAKIPVVVFDSGLKSDKHVSYVATDNFKGGQLAAAHMGKLLNGKGKVILLRYAVGSASTEEREAGFLAGLKSFPGIGLLSADQFAGPTRETAYANSQNLLNRFGKEVDGVFAVNENSTIGMTKALRDIGRTGGKVKMIGFDAGSQSIKDMKAGDVQGLVVQNPVKMGYIGVKTLVQHLQGKPVEKQIDTGVGLVTPENMDQTEFKELLYPPISQYLDK